A single window of Flavobacterium sp. 140616W15 DNA harbors:
- the thiL gene encoding thiamine-phosphate kinase, translated as MIEDKNPQRTSIAQLGEFGLIEHLTRNFDVTQESTLKSIGDDAAVLDFKDKKVVVSTDLLIEGVHFDLAYMPLKHLGYKAVVVNISDICAMNAKPTQITVSVAVSNRFPLEALEELFAGITHAAKEYNVDVIGGDTTSSQKGLIISITAIGEADENEIVYRDGAKQTDLLVVTGDIGAAYMGLQVLEREKQVFQVNPNSQPDLDAYTYLIERQLKPEARKDIRTLLHALEIKPTSMIDISDGLSSEIIHLCKQSKVGCNLYEDKLPLDPQFISVCEEFNIDSTTVAINGGEDYELLFTIAMEDFEKIKANPNFSIIGHMTQESEGIHLVTRANTKIALKARGWDALSE; from the coding sequence ATGATTGAAGATAAAAACCCACAACGTACCAGCATAGCACAATTAGGCGAATTTGGACTAATTGAGCACTTAACACGAAACTTTGATGTTACTCAGGAATCTACTTTAAAAAGTATCGGTGATGATGCAGCCGTATTAGATTTTAAAGATAAAAAAGTAGTTGTTTCTACCGATTTATTAATCGAGGGCGTGCATTTTGATTTGGCTTATATGCCTTTAAAGCATTTAGGCTACAAAGCTGTCGTAGTAAACATCTCTGACATTTGCGCTATGAATGCCAAGCCAACACAAATAACTGTTTCTGTAGCAGTTTCTAATCGTTTTCCTTTAGAAGCCCTAGAAGAGTTATTTGCAGGTATTACACATGCTGCCAAAGAATATAATGTAGATGTAATTGGTGGTGATACTACCTCATCTCAAAAAGGGCTGATTATTAGCATTACAGCTATTGGTGAAGCCGATGAGAATGAAATTGTGTATAGAGATGGCGCCAAACAAACCGATTTATTGGTTGTTACTGGCGACATTGGAGCTGCCTATATGGGATTACAAGTTTTAGAAAGAGAGAAACAAGTTTTTCAGGTAAACCCTAATTCTCAACCCGATTTAGATGCTTATACTTATTTAATTGAGCGCCAATTAAAACCTGAAGCTCGTAAAGACATTCGTACTTTATTACACGCTCTTGAGATTAAACCAACTTCTATGATTGACATTTCTGATGGATTATCTTCTGAGATTATTCATTTATGCAAGCAATCTAAAGTAGGTTGTAATTTATACGAAGACAAATTACCTCTAGATCCTCAATTCATTAGTGTTTGTGAAGAGTTTAATATCGATAGCACCACAGTAGCAATAAATGGCGGAGAAGATTATGAATTGCTTTTTACTATTGCTATGGAAGATTTCGAAAAAATAAAAGCAAATCCAAACTTCTCAATTATTGGTCATATGACGCAAGAAAGCGAAGGGATTCACTTAGTAACTCGTGCTAATACAAAAATTGCTTTAAAAGCTCGTGGATGGGACGCTTTAAGCGAATAA
- a CDS encoding YafY family protein — protein sequence MLDETPKRFDRIVAILIQLQSKKIVKAQELANRFDCSLRTIYRDIRTLEASGVPIYSEAGVGYALMEGYRLPPVMFTKEEASSFIAAEKLMQKFTDTALGNHYASAMYKLKAVLNSDDKDWVSTIESNVLMQSAEKLFNDKSPNTLAVLFESIAEKKQIILSYKALNSDEIIERNIESVGVFHDNNNWYVIGYCHLRSDYRQFRADRIHAIKKTDKLFTLEHDSLETYLNKNETISTTKVRILVEKKIARYLSYELKYHGFISEREVEHQIEMTFMSRDIEEGFPRWFLMFGDYATIIEPERLKLRVLELLDKNKNRLLEKNS from the coding sequence ATGCTCGACGAAACTCCCAAACGATTTGACCGAATTGTGGCTATTCTTATCCAATTGCAATCTAAAAAAATTGTAAAAGCGCAGGAATTGGCCAATCGTTTTGACTGCAGTTTGCGAACTATTTATCGCGATATTCGCACTCTTGAAGCTTCTGGAGTTCCTATCTACAGTGAAGCCGGAGTTGGTTATGCTTTGATGGAAGGATACCGCTTACCTCCTGTAATGTTTACTAAAGAAGAAGCAAGCAGTTTTATCGCTGCCGAAAAATTGATGCAAAAATTCACTGACACTGCATTGGGAAACCATTATGCTTCGGCCATGTATAAATTAAAAGCAGTGCTCAATAGCGACGATAAGGATTGGGTTTCTACAATTGAATCAAACGTTTTAATGCAATCTGCCGAAAAGCTTTTTAATGATAAATCTCCAAATACTTTAGCAGTTCTATTTGAAAGTATTGCCGAGAAAAAACAAATTATCCTTTCCTATAAAGCATTAAATTCAGATGAAATTATTGAGAGAAACATAGAGTCAGTTGGCGTTTTTCATGATAATAACAATTGGTACGTTATAGGATATTGTCATTTACGTAGCGATTACAGACAATTTCGAGCCGATCGCATACATGCGATAAAAAAAACAGATAAACTCTTTACATTAGAACATGATTCTCTAGAGACTTATTTGAACAAGAATGAAACTATCTCGACTACCAAAGTGCGTATTCTTGTCGAAAAAAAAATAGCTCGATATTTATCATATGAGCTAAAATACCATGGTTTTATTTCTGAAAGAGAAGTAGAGCACCAAATTGAAATGACTTTTATGTCACGCGACATTGAAGAAGGTTTCCCTCGTTGGTTTTTAATGTTTGGTGATTATGCTACGATAATTGAACCTGAGCGATTAAAACTTCGGGTTTTAGAATTGTTAGATAAAAACAAAAACAGACTTCTAGAAAAAAACTCCTAA
- the lepA gene encoding translation elongation factor 4, translating to MKKIRNFCIIAHIDHGKSTLADRLLGATQTVTAREEKAQLLDNMDLERERGITIKSHAIQMEYTYKGEEYILNLIDTPGHVDFSYEVSRSIAACEGALLIVDAAQSIQAQTISNLYLALENDLEIIPVLNKVDLPSANPEEVSDDIIDLLGCKLEDIIHASGKTGFGVENILAAIIEKIPPPTGNIDEPLQALIFDSHYNPFRGIEVIFRVKNGEIRKGQKIKFMATGNEYFADEIGTLKLNQVPKNVISAGDVGYLISGIKEAKEVKVGDTLTDAKVPTTNMITGFEDVKPMVFAGIYPVDTEDYEDLRSSMEKLQLNDASLVFTPESSAALGFGFRCGFLGMLHMEIIQERLEREFDMTVITTVPNVSYLAYTKKEPETAFVVNNPSDLPEPSKLDRVEEPYIKATIITKADFVGNVMSLCIEKRGQITNQTYLTTERVELNFDMPLAEIVFDFYDRLKTVSKGYASFDYTPIGMRTSKLVKLDVLLNAQTVDALSALIHEDNAYNIGKKMTEKLRELIPRQQFDIPIQAAIGAKIIARETIKALRKDVTAKCYGGDISRKRKLLEKQKKGKKRMRQVGNVEIPQEAFMAVLKLND from the coding sequence ATGAAAAAGATACGTAACTTTTGCATTATTGCACACATTGATCACGGTAAAAGTACACTTGCTGACCGTTTGCTTGGCGCTACACAAACCGTAACTGCTCGTGAAGAAAAGGCCCAATTGCTAGACAATATGGACTTGGAGCGCGAACGTGGAATTACCATAAAAAGTCACGCAATACAAATGGAGTACACTTATAAAGGAGAAGAATACATCCTGAATTTAATTGACACTCCAGGACACGTTGACTTTTCATACGAAGTTTCTCGATCAATTGCTGCTTGCGAAGGAGCACTATTAATTGTTGATGCTGCACAAAGTATTCAGGCTCAAACCATATCAAATTTATACTTAGCACTAGAAAATGACTTAGAAATCATTCCTGTTTTGAATAAAGTTGATTTACCAAGTGCAAATCCAGAAGAAGTTAGTGATGATATTATTGATTTATTAGGATGTAAATTAGAAGATATTATTCATGCTTCTGGAAAAACAGGTTTTGGTGTCGAAAATATTTTGGCCGCCATTATTGAAAAAATCCCACCTCCAACAGGAAATATTGATGAGCCATTACAAGCTTTGATTTTCGATTCACATTACAATCCGTTTCGTGGAATTGAAGTTATTTTCCGTGTGAAAAATGGAGAAATCAGAAAAGGGCAAAAAATTAAATTCATGGCCACTGGAAATGAATATTTTGCGGATGAAATTGGAACATTAAAATTAAATCAAGTTCCTAAAAATGTAATTTCTGCAGGTGATGTTGGTTACTTAATTTCTGGAATTAAAGAAGCCAAAGAGGTTAAAGTTGGAGATACTCTAACTGATGCTAAAGTCCCTACAACTAATATGATTACCGGTTTTGAGGATGTAAAACCAATGGTATTTGCTGGAATTTACCCTGTAGATACTGAAGATTATGAAGATTTGCGTTCTTCTATGGAGAAATTACAATTAAATGATGCTTCGTTAGTTTTTACTCCTGAAAGTTCTGCTGCTTTAGGATTTGGTTTCCGTTGTGGATTCTTAGGAATGCTTCACATGGAAATCATTCAGGAACGTTTAGAGCGCGAATTTGATATGACTGTAATTACTACAGTACCTAACGTTTCGTATCTTGCTTATACCAAAAAAGAACCAGAAACGGCTTTTGTAGTAAACAATCCATCAGATTTACCAGAGCCTTCAAAACTAGACAGAGTTGAAGAACCATATATTAAAGCAACAATTATTACAAAAGCTGACTTTGTTGGAAACGTAATGAGTTTGTGTATCGAAAAACGCGGTCAAATTACCAATCAAACCTATTTAACTACAGAACGTGTAGAATTAAATTTTGATATGCCATTAGCCGAAATTGTATTTGATTTTTATGATCGTTTAAAAACGGTTTCTAAAGGTTATGCTTCTTTTGATTACACTCCGATAGGAATGAGAACTTCTAAATTAGTAAAATTGGATGTTCTTTTAAATGCACAAACTGTTGATGCACTTTCTGCATTGATTCACGAAGACAATGCTTATAACATCGGTAAAAAAATGACCGAAAAATTACGTGAATTAATCCCAAGACAACAATTTGACATTCCGATTCAAGCTGCAATTGGAGCTAAAATTATTGCTCGTGAAACTATAAAAGCATTACGTAAAGACGTTACTGCAAAATGTTATGGTGGAGATATTTCGCGTAAGCGTAAACTTCTTGAAAAACAGAAAAAAGGTAAAAAACGTATGCGTCAGGTAGGAAACGTTGAAATTCCTCAAGAAGCTTTTATGGCTGTGCTTAAATTGAATGATTAG
- a CDS encoding response regulator — MTIDKAPEEIIKNNILIVDDHPFIIEGYKNAITRYKPKEYDFLITQAKDCKSGYDSIIDSKIADFDIAFLDISMPAYEEKEIYSGEDLAKLIMEHMPHCKIILLTMYTELLKIKTIIRTIKPKGLIIKNDLTFDELLFAFDNVMKDKTYYSQSVIEMLKESPKDSIEIDQLDEQILFHLSKGTKIDEIPHYIPISLKATVKRIENLKGLLNVNEGTNDDLVKEARNKELL, encoded by the coding sequence ATGACAATTGATAAAGCCCCAGAAGAAATAATTAAGAACAATATACTAATAGTAGATGATCACCCTTTTATAATTGAAGGGTATAAAAATGCAATTACAAGATACAAACCTAAAGAGTATGATTTTTTAATCACTCAGGCCAAAGATTGTAAGTCAGGATATGATAGTATTATAGATTCTAAAATAGCAGATTTTGATATTGCATTTTTAGACATAAGTATGCCAGCTTATGAAGAAAAGGAAATATATTCGGGAGAAGATTTGGCAAAGCTTATTATGGAACACATGCCCCATTGTAAAATAATATTGCTGACAATGTATACCGAATTGCTAAAAATAAAAACCATTATTAGAACGATAAAACCTAAAGGGTTAATTATAAAAAATGATTTAACATTTGATGAATTGCTTTTTGCTTTTGATAATGTTATGAAAGATAAAACCTATTATAGTCAGTCGGTTATCGAAATGTTAAAAGAATCCCCAAAAGATTCGATAGAAATAGATCAGCTAGATGAGCAGATTCTTTTTCATTTGTCAAAAGGAACCAAGATAGATGAAATTCCGCATTATATTCCGATCTCTTTAAAAGCAACAGTAAAGAGGATAGAAAATTTGAAAGGACTGCTAAACGTAAATGAAGGAACAAATGATGATTTGGTAAAAGAAGCAAGGAACAAAGAACTTTTATAA
- a CDS encoding CvpA family protein: MSFFDMILGALLIFGLYQGIKNGLFVEVASFISLLLGIYLAIKFSSLMKEIIMKHVSWNPNTIQITAFILTFILVVIVVYLLAKFLTGIADFAQLGWLNKLGGGLFRILKTVLILSVVFTLFEKINFNHTFAKKETLDKSIFYNPIQKVASFIYPSIENWYDTLKKSSAEKESETTK; encoded by the coding sequence ATGAGTTTTTTCGATATGATTTTAGGTGCTTTATTGATTTTCGGTTTGTACCAAGGCATCAAAAATGGTCTTTTTGTAGAGGTTGCCTCTTTTATATCTCTACTATTGGGAATTTATTTAGCCATTAAATTCTCGTCTTTAATGAAAGAAATCATCATGAAACATGTTTCATGGAATCCAAATACGATTCAGATTACAGCATTTATATTGACATTTATTTTAGTGGTCATTGTTGTATATTTATTAGCTAAATTTTTAACCGGAATTGCAGATTTTGCTCAATTAGGATGGCTTAATAAACTTGGTGGTGGTCTTTTTAGAATTCTAAAAACTGTTTTAATATTAAGTGTCGTTTTTACCCTTTTTGAAAAAATAAACTTCAACCATACTTTTGCAAAAAAAGAAACCTTAGATAAATCAATCTTTTATAATCCAATACAAAAAGTAGCTAGTTTTATTTATCCTTCAATAGAAAACTGGTATGATACCTTAAAGAAAAGCAGTGCTGAGAAAGAATCTGAAACAACCAAATAA
- a CDS encoding DinB family protein: MKTLVAQVITPEDLLKHWQGHRALTRHVIEAFPEKDFFEFSIGGMRTFSKIADELLAIAAPALKSIVERESQPFKEGEEKLIFKAQYLEKWDESTEEINQYWEKLTIEDFNETFNLFGQYEFPIIQNILYFIDNEVHHRGQGYVYLRALGIEPPFFWER, translated from the coding sequence ATGAAAACACTAGTAGCACAAGTTATTACTCCAGAAGATTTATTAAAACATTGGCAAGGACATCGCGCATTAACACGTCATGTTATAGAAGCGTTCCCGGAAAAAGATTTTTTTGAATTTTCTATCGGAGGGATGCGTACTTTTTCAAAAATAGCAGATGAGCTTTTGGCTATTGCGGCACCAGCTCTAAAAAGTATCGTAGAAAGAGAGAGTCAGCCTTTTAAAGAAGGAGAAGAAAAATTGATTTTTAAGGCACAATATCTTGAAAAATGGGATGAATCTACAGAAGAGATTAATCAATATTGGGAAAAATTAACGATAGAAGACTTTAATGAAACTTTTAATTTGTTTGGACAATATGAATTTCCGATTATTCAGAATATCTTGTATTTTATAGATAATGAAGTACATCATCGTGGACAAGGTTATGTTTATTTGAGAGCCTTGGGTATTGAACCTCCATTTTTCTGGGAAAGATAA
- a CDS encoding ATP-binding protein, whose amino-acid sequence MKNNYSILLLLFVVLFGCTNKNRKNNSLHSSIDSLPVYLSLANDVNLPFKDKQDYNKKAFTIIINQKDDSLNKVNLFKVANRYYNMSDWPSYEEVSKLILERSKNSYDSIHMAKAYTYLGDYYSLRAVPDSAFMNYFKAEKVYLRTDDKYNLAKTFLSKANLQFSVGDLFESEITVFKALRILKQQKNVSNLLYDSYNLLGVIYNEQEEFNKALEFHNKALGTLGDKSIASDLQLKATSLNNIGFVYLSTYNYKQAKESFRKGLEQKNLFKEKTTLYAMLLDNFAYSRFKLKESEGLPEQFYKALKIRDSLNLTSGIILNKMHLSEYYSYKKDTLKAIHYSEEALGLSRKSNRLRNILEALKQIAVVDPKKASAYSKEYIQINEKLQKEERKMGEKFSRIEYETNEIKDENTSLNIQNRTLMYVFSICGLLGVFFYAYLTQKSKNRELLFKQQQQVANEDIYNLMISQQNAIETIRIKEKKKVAQDLHDGILGRMFGVRISLDSLDKIDDATAPVKRKKYLSDLREIEQDIREISHDLNKEKSELINNFAVIVNKLLENQKGTFDSKLITNIDSSIRWDLVSNSIKINLYRIIQEALQNCNKYAHAKTIKIELKNEVNYLSLLIADDGVGFNVKRTKKGIGLQNIFYRTKECNGTIDIKSNKVEGTNIVIKIPIDQKINLQNNDN is encoded by the coding sequence TTGAAAAATAACTACTCTATATTATTGTTATTATTTGTTGTCTTGTTTGGGTGTACCAATAAAAACAGGAAAAACAATAGCCTGCATTCTTCTATAGATAGTCTACCAGTATATTTATCATTGGCGAACGATGTTAATTTGCCATTTAAGGACAAACAAGACTATAATAAAAAAGCATTTACCATAATTATAAATCAAAAGGATGACTCGCTTAATAAAGTAAATTTATTTAAAGTAGCTAATCGGTATTATAATATGAGTGATTGGCCTTCATATGAAGAGGTGTCAAAATTAATTTTGGAACGATCAAAAAATAGCTATGATTCAATTCATATGGCTAAAGCGTATACTTACTTAGGAGATTACTATAGTCTAAGAGCGGTTCCGGATAGTGCTTTTATGAACTATTTTAAGGCGGAGAAAGTATATCTTCGTACTGATGATAAATATAATCTGGCGAAAACCTTTTTAAGTAAAGCAAATTTACAATTTAGCGTAGGAGATCTTTTCGAAAGCGAAATAACAGTTTTTAAAGCTTTACGGATTTTAAAACAGCAAAAAAATGTAAGTAACTTATTATATGATTCGTATAATCTTTTAGGAGTAATATATAATGAACAAGAAGAATTTAATAAAGCGTTAGAATTTCATAATAAGGCTTTAGGTACTCTTGGCGATAAATCTATTGCTTCAGATCTTCAGTTAAAAGCAACTTCACTAAACAACATTGGTTTTGTTTATTTAAGCACATACAATTATAAACAAGCAAAAGAATCTTTTAGAAAAGGGTTAGAACAAAAGAACTTATTTAAAGAAAAAACGACCTTGTATGCCATGTTGTTAGATAATTTTGCTTATTCTAGATTTAAATTAAAAGAATCTGAAGGGCTTCCAGAACAGTTTTATAAGGCTTTAAAGATAAGGGATAGTTTAAATTTAACTTCGGGAATAATACTTAACAAAATGCATCTGTCAGAGTATTATTCATATAAAAAAGACACTTTAAAAGCAATACATTATTCTGAAGAAGCGCTTGGCTTGTCTAGAAAATCTAATAGACTTAGGAATATTTTAGAGGCTCTAAAGCAAATCGCTGTTGTTGATCCTAAAAAAGCTTCGGCTTATTCAAAAGAATATATTCAGATTAATGAAAAATTGCAAAAGGAAGAAAGAAAGATGGGAGAGAAATTTTCCCGAATAGAATATGAAACAAATGAAATAAAAGATGAAAATACGAGTTTAAATATTCAAAATAGAACACTGATGTATGTTTTTAGTATCTGTGGTTTGCTAGGGGTCTTTTTTTATGCTTATTTGACACAAAAATCCAAAAATAGAGAACTGCTTTTTAAACAACAGCAGCAGGTCGCTAATGAAGATATTTATAATTTAATGATTTCACAACAAAATGCAATTGAGACAATTAGGATAAAAGAAAAGAAAAAGGTTGCTCAAGATTTACATGATGGAATTTTGGGTAGAATGTTCGGAGTCAGAATTAGTTTAGATAGTTTGGATAAAATAGATGATGCAACAGCACCTGTAAAGCGTAAAAAATATTTATCAGATTTGAGAGAGATCGAACAAGATATTCGTGAAATTTCACATGATTTGAACAAAGAGAAATCAGAATTGATTAATAATTTTGCTGTTATTGTTAACAAATTATTGGAGAATCAAAAAGGTACTTTTGACTCAAAATTGATTACAAATATCGATTCGAGTATTAGGTGGGATTTGGTTAGTAACTCTATTAAAATAAATTTATACAGAATTATTCAAGAAGCATTGCAAAATTGTAACAAGTATGCACATGCAAAAACAATAAAAATAGAGCTTAAAAATGAAGTTAATTACTTGTCTTTATTAATAGCTGACGATGGAGTAGGGTTTAATGTCAAGAGAACTAAAAAAGGAATTGGTTTGCAAAATATTTTTTATCGTACCAAAGAATGTAATGGAACTATTGATATTAAATCTAATAAAGTAGAAGGAACCAATATAGTAATTAAAATACCGATTGATCAAAAAATAAACCTACAGAATAATGACAATTGA